A region of Catharus ustulatus isolate bCatUst1 chromosome 9, bCatUst1.pri.v2, whole genome shotgun sequence DNA encodes the following proteins:
- the METTL13 gene encoding eEF1A lysine and N-terminal methyltransferase: MELLPRTPAEFGSARYWDRFFRQRGQRSFEWYGAFPELCPVLHKYVRPRDKVLVVGCGNSELSEQMYDLGMCEDIVNIDISDAVIRQMRERSASTRPKMNYLLMDMLQMDFPDGHFQVVLDKGTLDALLTDEEEATLAKVDQMFAEISRVLQVGGRYLCVSLAQAHVLKKAVEYFSQEGWVVRVHQVASSGDKQQFVLPVFVYVMTKFRKIPGSAAQILEICPEEQDKPMRVESAERLVAAVKDRQHYALLCSQISKTPCREQVSLDLCDKESGKPRYTLHVVDSPSVKPSRDNHFAIFIIPQGRETEWLFGTEEGRRQLAASAGFGRLLTVALHREQHYEGMAGIQAELSGKVMELAPPGLPARQQVPFLSVGGDIGVRAVRHCGSSPLSGDFVVEDVRGDGTCYFRRLVFLQNRNVVQSEARLLAPTPLPGQKKQRKDKKKPSPTEPPGAIDKSYLCCEHHKAMVAGLCLLGGPDALPGELAVLVVGLGGGSLPLFVHDYFSQARVAVVEIDPSMLDVATRWFGFSQGDRMQVHVSDGLDYVAKLAAEAPAQYDAIMFDVDSKDLTVGMSCPPPAFVEKPFLQKVKTILKPEGVFVLNLVCRDAGLKESVLATLRDVFPLLYARSIQGEVNEILFCQAGPAGRRGPAELGERARAMEGALRQPGRPWDSSWALADMLQALHIL; encoded by the exons atggagctgctgccccgCACCCCCGCCGAGTTCGGCTCTGCACGCTACTGGGATCGCTTCTTCCGCCAGCGCGGGCAGCGGTCCTTCGAGTGGTACGGGGCCTTCCCAGAACTCTGCCCCGTTCTGCACAAGTATGTGCGGCCCCGCGATAAG gttCTCGTGGTGGGCTGTGGGAACTCGGAGCTGAGTGAGCAGATGTATGACCTAGGCATGTGTGAGGACATCGTCAACATTGACATCAGCGACGCCGTCATCCGCCAGATGCGGGAGCGCAGCGCCAGCACGAGGCCAAAGATGAACTACCTGCTGATGGACATGCTTCAAATGGACTTCCCTGATGGCCACTTCCAAGTGGTGCTGGACAAAGGCACTCTGGATGCCCTCCTGACCGATGAAGAGGAGGCCACTTTAGCCAAGGTGGATCAGATGTTTGCTGAGATCAGCCGGGTCCTGCAGGTAGGAGGGCGCTACCTCTGCGTCTCCTTGGCTCAGGCCCACGTGCTGAAGAAAGCTGTAGAATACTTCTCCCAGGAAGGCTGGGTCGTGCGTGTCCACCAGGTGGCCAGCAGTGGGGACAAGCAGCAGTTTGTCCTGCCAGTCTTTGTGTATGTCATGACCAAGTTCAGGAAGATCcctggctcagcagcacagatccTGGAGATctgccctgaggagcaggaCAAGCCGATGCGGGTGGAGAGCGCGGAGcggctggtggcagcagtgaaGGACAGGCAGCATtatgccctgctctgcagccagatAAGCAAAACCCCCTGCAGGGAACAGGTTTCCTTGGATCTGTGTGACAAAGAGAGCGGGAAGCCTCGCTACACGCTGCACGTGGTTGACAGCCCCTCGGTGAAACCTTCCCGGGACAATCACTTTGCCATCTTCATCA TCCCACAGGGCAGAGAAACCGAGTGGCTCTTTGGGACAGAGGAGGGGCGGAGGCAGCTGGCGGCCAGCGCGGGTTTTGGGCGCCTGCTCACGgtggccctgcacagggagcagcactaCGAGGGCATGGCCGGcatccaggcagagctgtcgGGGAAGGTGATGGAGCTGGCCCCACCGGGCCTCCCTGCCCGCCAGCAG GTGCCCTTCCTGTCCGtgggaggggacattggggtgcGGGCAGTGCGGCACTGTGGCAGCAGCCCCCTGAGTGGGGACTTCGTGGTGGAGGACGTCAGGGGAGATGGCACCTGCTACTTCCGCCGCCTCGTCTTCCTCCAGAACAGGAACGTGGTGCAGTCAGAGGCTCGGCTCTTGGCCCCCACGCCTCTCCCAG GCCagaagaagcagaggaaggacaAGAAGAAACCCAGCCCCACTGAGCCACCTGGAGCCATCGACAAGAGCTACCTGTGCTGTGAGCACCACAAGGCCATGGttgcagggctctgcctgctgggggGCCCCGACGCCCTCCCAG gagagctggcagtgctggtggtggGGCTCGGCGGGGGCAGCCTGCCCCTCTTCGTCCATGATTACTTCTCGCAGGCCCGTGTGGCCGTGGTGGAGATCGACCCCTCCATGCTGGACGTGGCCACGCGCTGGTTCGGTTTCTCCCAGGGTGACAGGATGCAAGTGCACGTCTCTGATGGCCTGGACTACGTGGCCAAGCTGGCAGCTGAAG caccagcccagtACGATGCCATCATGTTTGATGTGGACAGCAAAGACCTCACGGTGGGGATGAGCTGCCCACCCCCAGCCTTTGTGGAAAAGCCCTTTCTGCAGAAAGTTAAAACCATCCTCAAGCCAGAAG gagtcTTCGTGCTCAACCTGGTGTGCCGCGACGCCGGGCTGAAGGAATCCGTGCTGGCCACCCTCAGGGACGTCTTCCCGCTGCTCTACGCCCGCAGCATCCAAGGGGAGGTCAACGAGATCCTGTTCTGCCAGGCGGGCCCCGCGggccggcgcggccccgccgagctgggAGAGCGGGCCCGGGCCATGGAGGGGGCCCTGCGGCAGCCGGGCCGgccctgggacagctcctgggcGCTGGCAGACATGCTGCAGGCCCTGCACATCCTCTGA
- the ITPA gene encoding inosine triphosphate pyrophosphatase — MAAPARRSVVFVTGNAKKLEEVTQILGDSSPYTLVAKKIDLPEYQGEPDEISVQKCREAARQVQGPVIVEDTCLCFNALGGLPGPYIKWFLEKLKPEGLHKLLAGFEDKSAYALCTFAFSSGNPEEPVKLFKGQTHGQIVEPRGARDFGWDPCFQPDGYNQTYAEMPKAVKNSISHRYKALSELSAFFLQNDSTEPRPAPS, encoded by the exons ATGGCGGCACCGGCGCGGCGGAGCGTCGTGTTCGTGACAGGCAACGCCAAGAAACTGGAGGAG GTCACGCAGATCCTCGGGGACTCCTCTCCCTACACGCTAGTGGCGAAGAAAATTGACC TGCCCGAGTACCAGGGGGAGCCGGACGAGATCTCGGTGCAGAAGTGCCGCGAAGCCGCCCGGCAG GTTCAGGGACCTGTTATAGTAGAGGACACCTGCTTGTGCTTCAATGCCCTGGGGGGCCTTCCAGGACCCTACAT aAAATGGTTCCTGGAGAAACTCAAGCCAGAAG GCCTGCACAAGCTGCTGGCTGGCTTTGAGGACAAGTCTGCCTATGCGCTCTGCACCTTCGCCTTCAGCAGCGGGAACCCGGAGGAGCCAGTGAAGCTCTTCAAAGGCCAGACCCAT GGACAGATAGTGGAGCCCAGAGGCGCTCGGGATTTTGGCTGGGATCCCTGCTTTCAGCCAGATGGCTACAACCAGAC CTACGCTGAAATGCCCAAGGCGGTGAAGAACTCCATCTCACACCGGTACAAGGCGCTGAGCGAGCTCTCAGCCTTCTTTCTTCAGAACGACTCGACAGagccccgccccgctcccagCTAG
- the VAMP4 gene encoding vesicle-associated membrane protein 4 encodes MPPKFKRHLNDDEVTGSVKSERRNLLEEDSDEEEDFFLRGPSAPRFGPRNDKIRHVQNQVDEVIDVMQENITKVIERGERLDDLQDKSDSLSDNAAAFSKRAKHLRRQMWWRDCKMKAIIAMVVVILLLVIIVPIVLKYRS; translated from the exons ATGCCTCCCAAATTCAAGCGGCACCTGAACGATGACGAGGTGACGGGCTCGGTGAAGAGCGAGCGG aggaACCTGTTGGAGGAAGACTCTGATGAAGAGGAAGACTTTTTCTT GAGGGGGCCTTCTGCACCCAGGTTTGGACCCAGGAATGACAAGATCAGGCA tgTCCAGAACCAGGTGGATGAAGTCATCGATGTCATGCAGGAGAACATCACCAAGGTGATCGAAAGGGGCGAGCGGCTGGACGACCTGCAGGATAAATCAG ACAGTTTATCAGACAATGCAGCAGCTTTTAGCAAAAGAGCCAAGCATCTCCGGAGACAGATGTGGTGGCGAGACTGCAAG ATGAAGGCGATCATAGCGATGGTGGTGGTCATTCTCCTGCTCGTCATCATCG tCCCCATAGTCCTGAAGTACCGTTCCTGA
- the MYOC gene encoding myocilin, translating to MLGVWLLLWGSVALRGRADTAFLRRAHDSSGHCTYSFTVASPVEAACPEAAGGVPELRAELAALAARLSRLESRERGAGGSGPRGAEPGGARDPQPVAAAARLEAAYGELLRAKSRLEEEKGRLEREKEELGRRLENSAQEITRLRAARCPPGREGPGRDTLRAPAKAPRWEPQPLSYQELQSERSEVPVSRLLDETALGRPGQEDSGCGRLVWVGEPMVFGRADSIAGKYGVWMKDPEPVAPFTRDNTWRVDTVGTEVRQLFQYEEAEQLARGYPAKVHILPRPLESTGAVIYRGGLFFQPRHSRSVARYDLRGETITAEREIPGAGYHGQYPYSWGGYTDIDLAVDETGLWVIYSTEKARGAIVLSKLDPETLEIRQTWETNIRKRGVANSFLICGTLYTVSSYSAPNATINFAYDTATGSSRALSIPFENRFRYLSMLDYNPAERQLFAWDSFNMVTYPVRLSRE from the exons ATGCTGGGGgtctggctgctgctttggggttCCGTGGCCCTGCGCGGCCGGGCGGACACCGCCTTCCTCCGCCGCGCCCATGACAGCTCCGGCCACTGCACCTACTCCTTCACGGTGGCCAGCCCCGTGGAGGCCGCCTGCCCCGAGGCTGCCGGCGGCGTGCCCGAGCTGCGCGCCGAGCTGGCCGCCCTCGCCGCCCGCCTGAGTCGGCTGGAGAGCCGGGAGCGAGGAGCGGGGGGCTCGGGGCCGCGGGGAGCCGAGCCGGGGGGCGCACGGGACCCTCAGCCAGTGGCCGCGGCCGCTCGCCTGGAGGCCGCGTACGGCGAGCTGCTGCGGGCCAAGTCCcggctggaggaggagaaggggcgGCTGGAGCGGGAGaaagaggagctgggcaggcgGCTGGAGAACAGCGCCCAGGAGATCACCCGGCTGCGCGCCGCCCGCTGCCCCCCCGGCAGAGAGGGGCCCGGCCGGGACACGCTGCGTGCCCCCGCCAAGG CGCCGCGCTGGGAGCCGCAGCCCCTCAGCTACCAGGAGCTGCAGTCGGAGAGGAGCGAGGTTCCCGTGTCGCGGCTGCTGGACGAGACGGCGCTCGGCCGCCCGGGCCAGGAGGACTCAG GCTGCGGCCGGCTGGTGTGGGTGGGAGAGCCCATGGTGTTCGGCCGCGCCGACTCCATCGCGGGCAAGTACGGCGTGTGGATGAAGGACCCCGAGCCCGTGGCGCCCTTCACGCGGGACAACACCTGGCGTGTGGACACCGTGGGCACCGAGGTGCGCCAGCTCTTCCAGTACGAGGAGGCCGAGCAGCTGGCCCGGGGCTACCCCGCCAAGGTGCACATCCTGCCGCGGCCCCTGGAGAGCACGGGGGCCGTCATCTACCGCGGCGGGCTCTTCTTCCAGCCCCGCCACTCCCGCTCCGTGGCCCGCTACGACCTGCGGGGAGAGACCATCACGGCCGAGAGGGAGATCCCGGGCGCCGGCTACCACGGGCAGTACCCCTACTCCTGGGGGGGCTACACCGACATCGACCTGGCGGTGGATGAGACCGGGCTCTGGGTCATCTACAGCACCGAGAAGGCCCGGGGAGCCATCGTCCTCTCCAAGCTGGACCCCGAGACGCTGGAGATCCGTCAGACCTGGGAAACCAACATCCGCAAGCGGGGGGTGGCCAACTCCTTCCTCATCTGCGGCACTCTCTACACCGTCAGCAGCTACTCGGCGCCCAACGCCACCATCAACTTCGCCTACGACACTGCCACCGGCAGCAGCCGggccctgagcatccccttCGAGAACCGCTTCCGCTACCTCAGCATGCTGGACTACAaccctgccgagcggcagctCTTCGCCTGGGACAGCTTCAACATGGTCACCTACCCCGTCCGCCTGTCCCGGGAGTGA